One Marinibacterium anthonyi genomic region harbors:
- a CDS encoding Acetyltransferase (GNAT) family protein translates to MIDVRPLTGAALDGALDDVARLRIAVFRDWPYLYDGDVAYERRYLQVYRESGAAVVVGAFDGDRLVGAATGMPLADHADDFAEAFAGSGIGMETVFYCAESVLLPACRGHGIGHRFFDEREAHARRLGFAKVAFCGVVRPADHPLRPDGARSLEPFWRGRGYEPLPGVVAHFSWKDIDQATETVHPLQFWMRAL, encoded by the coding sequence GTGATCGACGTCCGTCCCCTGACCGGCGCGGCGCTGGACGGCGCGCTGGATGACGTGGCGCGGCTGCGCATCGCCGTGTTTCGCGACTGGCCCTATCTGTATGACGGCGATGTCGCGTATGAACGCCGTTACCTGCAGGTCTACCGCGAAAGCGGCGCGGCGGTCGTGGTCGGCGCCTTTGACGGCGATCGGCTGGTGGGCGCGGCGACGGGCATGCCGCTGGCAGACCATGCCGACGATTTCGCCGAGGCCTTCGCCGGATCGGGGATCGGCATGGAAACGGTGTTCTACTGCGCCGAATCCGTGCTGCTGCCCGCCTGCCGGGGCCACGGGATCGGGCACCGGTTCTTTGACGAACGCGAGGCGCATGCCCGCCGGCTGGGGTTTGCCAAGGTGGCCTTTTGCGGTGTGGTTCGGCCTGCGGATCATCCGTTGCGTCCCGACGGCGCAAGGTCGCTGGAACCGTTCTGGCGGGGGCGGGGGTATGAGCCATTGCCCGGCGTGGTGGCGCATTTTTCCTGGAAGGACATCGACCAGGCAACCGAGACCGTTCATCCCCTGCAATTCTGGATGCGCGCGCTCTGA
- the ramA_1 gene encoding (R)-stereoselective amidase — protein sequence MKIAASAYPLDWLDSWSQYEDKLASWVADAAGQGADLLVFPEYGAMELATLDGPDVAGDLEKSLWSVADRLDAADDLHIKLAAEYGVHILAGSGPARFGDRPVNRARLITPTGSIGIQDKQIMTRFEREDWDVVGGGPLRVFDTALGRIGVLICYDSEYPLFARALKDIDLLLVPSCTEALAGYWRVRIGAMARALEQQLVSVMSSITGVADWNYAVDTNTGKGGIFCPPDRGFPATGVIAEGVMDKPGWTVAEIDLAAIAEVRADGVVLNRRHWDEQAGRDGTPEVQVLR from the coding sequence ATGAAAATCGCCGCCTCCGCCTATCCGCTCGACTGGCTCGACAGCTGGTCGCAGTACGAAGACAAGCTTGCCTCCTGGGTCGCCGATGCGGCCGGGCAGGGAGCCGACCTGCTGGTCTTTCCCGAATACGGGGCCATGGAACTGGCCACGCTCGACGGGCCGGACGTGGCCGGGGACCTGGAAAAATCGCTGTGGTCCGTGGCTGACAGGCTGGATGCGGCGGATGACCTGCACATCAAGCTGGCGGCCGAATACGGGGTGCATATCCTGGCCGGGTCCGGCCCGGCCCGGTTCGGGGATCGCCCGGTCAACCGGGCCCGGTTGATCACGCCCACCGGATCCATCGGCATCCAGGACAAGCAGATCATGACCCGCTTCGAACGCGAGGACTGGGACGTGGTCGGCGGCGGGCCCCTGCGCGTCTTCGACACCGCGCTTGGCCGGATCGGCGTGCTGATCTGCTATGACAGCGAATACCCCCTGTTTGCCCGCGCGCTGAAGGATATCGACCTGCTGCTGGTGCCGTCGTGCACCGAGGCGCTGGCCGGGTATTGGCGCGTGCGCATCGGCGCCATGGCCCGGGCGCTGGAACAGCAGCTTGTGTCCGTCATGTCCTCGATCACCGGCGTGGCCGACTGGAACTACGCGGTGGACACCAATACTGGCAAGGGCGGCATCTTCTGCCCGCCGGACCGGGGCTTTCCGGCGACCGGCGTGATCGCCGAAGGCGTCATGGACAAACCCGGCTGGACCGTGGCCGAAATCGACCTTGCCGCCATCGCCGAGGTGCGTGCCGATGGCGTGGTGCTGAACCGCCGGCACTGGGACGAACAGGCCGGACGGGACGGCACACCCGAAGTGCAGGTCCTGCGGTGA
- the infA gene encoding Translation initiation factor IF-1, translated as MAKEDTLEFPGVVKELLPNATFRVELENGHEIIAHTAGKMRKNRIRVLAGDRVQVEMTPYDLTKGRINYRFK; from the coding sequence ATGGCCAAGGAAGATACGCTCGAATTTCCCGGTGTCGTGAAGGAACTCCTGCCAAATGCGACGTTTCGGGTCGAGCTGGAAAACGGCCATGAAATCATCGCTCATACGGCAGGCAAGATGCGCAAGAATCGTATCCGTGTTCTGGCAGGCGACCGCGTGCAAGTTGAAATGACGCCCTATGATCTGACCAAGGGGCGAATCAATTACCGCTTCAAGTAA
- the yhdE gene encoding Maf-like protein YhdE has product MRLILGSGSPRRRDLLAQLGVVADDVRPPDIDETPLGGELPRPYCARMAREKAQAVVAEPDDLVLCADTTVALGRRIMGKPADAGEAAEFLYALSGRRHRVITAVALRMGDKVWERDVVSAVKMKRLSDVEVNAYLASGDWDGKAGGYAIQGPAGAFIPWISGSFTGIVGLPLSETAGLLQAAGYPLYRQAS; this is encoded by the coding sequence ATGCGGCTGATTCTGGGCTCAGGCTCGCCGCGTCGGCGTGATCTACTGGCGCAACTTGGGGTCGTGGCGGACGATGTTCGCCCCCCCGATATCGACGAAACGCCCCTCGGGGGCGAACTCCCGCGCCCCTATTGCGCGCGGATGGCCCGTGAAAAGGCCCAGGCCGTCGTGGCCGAGCCCGACGATCTGGTGCTGTGCGCCGACACGACGGTCGCCCTGGGGCGGCGGATCATGGGCAAGCCCGCGGATGCGGGCGAGGCGGCGGAATTCCTTTATGCGCTTTCGGGACGGCGGCACCGTGTGATCACGGCCGTGGCCCTGCGGATGGGGGACAAGGTCTGGGAACGGGACGTGGTGAGCGCGGTCAAGATGAAACGGCTGTCGGATGTTGAAGTGAACGCCTACCTCGCCTCGGGCGACTGGGACGGCAAGGCCGGCGGCTACGCCATCCAGGGGCCCGCGGGCGCCTTCATTCCGTGGATCAGCGGGTCGTTTACCGGCATCGTGGGCCTGCCCCTGTCGGAAACCGCCGGCCTGCTGCAGGCGGCGGGCTATCCGCTGTACAGGCAAGCCTCATGA
- the rng gene encoding Ribonuclease G: MKGRQILLDHIDGREAAALMVDGQLDDLLIDTDAPAPGTIYRARADRPVKGQGGMFLSTPDGSAFLRQVKGMSPGENLLVQVSGYAEPGKAIPVTNRLLFKSRYAIVTPGAPGLNISRTVRDEDERDRLLEIAHEQMEGAEHGLIVRSAADGADADEIAEDIAAMSDLAVRVLADTHGEPEKLVEGDTPHLLAWRDWSEPADVITKAGCFESHGIMDEIEAARGPRVGLPGGGSMFVEPTRALVAVDVNTGGDGSLAAGLKANIACARALPRALRVRGLGGQIVIDLAPMPKKERRTFESVVRAAFKSDPVETILSGWTPLGNFELQRKRARSPLT; the protein is encoded by the coding sequence ATGAAGGGCCGCCAGATCCTGCTTGATCACATCGACGGGCGCGAGGCGGCCGCGCTGATGGTCGACGGCCAGCTGGATGACCTGCTGATCGACACCGACGCCCCGGCGCCGGGAACGATCTATCGCGCGCGGGCCGACCGGCCGGTGAAGGGGCAGGGCGGCATGTTCCTGTCCACCCCGGATGGCTCGGCTTTCCTGCGTCAGGTCAAGGGGATGTCGCCGGGGGAAAACCTGCTGGTGCAGGTCAGCGGCTATGCCGAACCGGGCAAGGCCATTCCCGTGACCAACCGGCTGCTGTTCAAAAGCCGCTATGCCATCGTCACGCCGGGTGCGCCCGGCCTGAACATCTCGCGCACGGTGCGGGACGAAGACGAACGCGACCGGCTGCTGGAAATCGCGCATGAGCAGATGGAAGGCGCTGAACACGGCCTGATCGTGCGGTCCGCCGCCGACGGGGCCGATGCGGACGAGATCGCCGAAGACATCGCGGCCATGTCCGACCTTGCGGTGCGGGTGTTGGCGGATACCCACGGCGAACCCGAAAAGCTGGTCGAGGGCGATACGCCCCACCTGCTGGCCTGGCGTGACTGGTCGGAGCCGGCGGATGTGATCACAAAAGCCGGTTGCTTCGAGTCCCACGGCATCATGGACGAGATCGAGGCCGCGCGCGGCCCGCGTGTCGGCCTGCCGGGCGGTGGATCGATGTTCGTCGAACCGACGCGGGCGCTGGTGGCGGTCGACGTGAACACCGGCGGTGACGGATCGCTGGCGGCCGGGCTCAAGGCCAATATCGCCTGTGCACGGGCCTTGCCCCGGGCGCTGCGGGTGCGTGGCTTGGGCGGTCAGATCGTGATCGACCTGGCGCCGATGCCAAAGAAGGAACGCCGCACCTTCGAAAGCGTCGTGCGCGCCGCGTTCAAATCGGATCCGGTGGAAACCATCCTGTCGGGCTGGACCCCGCTGGGCAATTTCGAGCTTCAGCGTAAACGCGCCCGCTCGCCGCTGACCTGA
- the bigR_1 gene encoding Biofilm growth-associated repressor, giving the protein MKDAPHMPPVKPQGMAEAASAATAYLKTLAHEGRLMILCHLGGGEKSVGELERLLDMRQAAVSQMLARLRDEGLVSTRRDGKTIYYALADANTKQVIGLLYALFCAK; this is encoded by the coding sequence GTGAAAGACGCGCCCCATATGCCGCCCGTGAAACCACAGGGCATGGCCGAAGCCGCCAGCGCCGCGACGGCGTATCTGAAGACGCTTGCGCACGAGGGGCGGCTGATGATCCTGTGCCACCTGGGCGGGGGCGAGAAATCGGTGGGCGAGCTGGAGCGGTTGCTGGACATGCGCCAGGCGGCGGTCAGCCAGATGCTGGCGCGGCTGCGCGACGAAGGCCTTGTGTCGACCCGGCGGGATGGCAAGACGATCTATTACGCGCTGGCCGACGCCAATACCAAGCAGGTGATCGGGCTTCTGTACGCGCTGTTCTGCGCGAAATGA
- the dgoD_1 gene encoding D-galactonate dehydratase — MKLADLDIIVTAPPAPGWGGRYWILVKVTTDTGITGWGECYASSIGPVAMQAVIRDVFERHMAGENPENIELMMRRAFSSGFTQRPDLTLMGAFSGLEIACWDILGKHRDRPVHALIGGRMNDRIRAYSYLYPLPQHPLPGFWISPEQAAESALDLVARGYTAVKFDPAGPYTIRGGHMPAMSDIALSVAFCKAVREAVGDRADLLFGTHGQFTPAGAIRLGQALEPYSPLWFEEPVPPDDIPAMARVAGQVRIPVATGERLTTTAEFAAVLKAGAAEILQPALGRSGGIWETRKIAVLAASFSAQVAPHLYAGPVEWAANVQLAAAIPNILMAETIETPFHAALIRNSIKVEDGFITVPDAPGLGIDVDEDLARSRPYTGDGLHLQMQEAPCSYQGGNAFEGGAPPVEVE, encoded by the coding sequence ATGAAACTTGCCGATCTCGACATCATCGTCACCGCCCCGCCCGCGCCGGGCTGGGGCGGGCGTTACTGGATCCTTGTGAAGGTCACCACCGACACCGGGATCACCGGGTGGGGGGAATGTTATGCCTCTTCCATCGGGCCCGTCGCCATGCAGGCCGTCATCCGCGACGTGTTCGAACGCCACATGGCAGGCGAGAACCCCGAGAATATCGAGCTGATGATGCGCCGCGCGTTTTCCTCGGGCTTTACCCAGCGGCCGGACCTGACGCTGATGGGTGCCTTTTCGGGGCTTGAGATCGCCTGCTGGGACATCTTGGGCAAGCATCGCGACCGCCCCGTGCATGCGCTGATCGGCGGGCGCATGAACGACCGGATCCGGGCCTATTCCTACCTGTACCCGCTGCCGCAGCACCCGTTGCCGGGCTTCTGGATCTCGCCCGAGCAGGCGGCGGAATCGGCGCTGGACCTGGTCGCGCGCGGCTACACGGCGGTCAAGTTCGACCCGGCCGGGCCCTACACGATCCGGGGCGGGCACATGCCGGCGATGTCGGATATCGCCCTGTCGGTGGCCTTCTGCAAGGCGGTGCGCGAGGCGGTGGGTGACCGGGCCGACCTGCTGTTCGGCACCCACGGCCAGTTCACCCCGGCCGGCGCCATCCGGCTGGGTCAGGCGCTGGAACCTTATTCGCCGCTGTGGTTCGAGGAACCCGTGCCGCCCGACGATATCCCTGCCATGGCCAGGGTGGCCGGCCAGGTGCGCATCCCGGTCGCGACCGGTGAACGGCTGACCACCACGGCCGAATTCGCCGCCGTGCTGAAGGCCGGCGCGGCCGAGATCCTTCAGCCGGCACTGGGCCGGTCGGGCGGCATCTGGGAGACGCGCAAGATCGCCGTGCTGGCCGCCAGTTTCTCGGCCCAGGTCGCGCCGCACCTTTACGCCGGACCGGTGGAATGGGCCGCCAACGTCCAGCTGGCCGCCGCGATCCCCAACATCCTGATGGCAGAAACCATCGAGACCCCGTTCCACGCCGCCCTGATCCGCAATTCGATCAAGGTCGAAGACGGCTTCATCACCGTGCCCGACGCGCCCGGCCTTGGCATCGACGTCGACGAGGACCTGGCCCGGTCGCGCCCCTACACCGGCGACGGTCTGCACCTGCAGATGCAGGAGGCGCCCTGCAGCTATCAGGGGGGCAATGCGTTCGAAGGGGGCGCGCCACCCGTCGAGGTGGAGTGA
- the pcaB_1 gene encoding 3-carboxy-cis,cis-muconate cycloisomerase, translating to MTGSVFDSALMGRLFPTGEVGRLFTDTAEIRAMLLVEGALAKAQGARGVIPETAAAVIHRAAMEIQIDPGALAEATGTNGVSVPALVTAFRAEIGAPEARVFVHWGATSQDIADTALMLRLRQALSLIAADVMSVVKALGALASAHAETPMAARTYGQHATPTSFGAVVAAWGMPLLGLLGELPALRDACLMVSLSGAAGTGSALGDEGPAVRADMAGALGLKDPGRGWHTDRTPILRIADWLTRLSLALGKMGEDLILHAQSDLAEVRLGGAGGSSTMPQKQNPVGPSVLVALARQATALHVALQSAGMQRFQRDGAAWFTEWMSLPQLVLGTASSAQTALRLATTTTPDAPAMARVFDGAGEMMMAEALSFALAETMPRPEAQAAVKALCRAATDRGEPLSRIVAEAHPDLSGDLFDPRTQMGQAPAEARAFARLAATASTSAGD from the coding sequence ATGACCGGATCCGTCTTCGACAGCGCCCTCATGGGCCGCCTTTTTCCGACCGGCGAGGTCGGGCGCCTGTTCACCGACACGGCCGAAATCCGCGCCATGCTGCTGGTCGAAGGGGCTTTGGCCAAGGCGCAGGGCGCGCGCGGCGTGATTCCGGAAACGGCCGCCGCCGTGATCCACCGCGCCGCGATGGAAATCCAGATCGACCCGGGGGCCCTGGCCGAGGCCACGGGAACCAACGGTGTCAGCGTGCCCGCCCTGGTCACCGCCTTCCGTGCCGAGATCGGCGCGCCCGAAGCGCGGGTCTTTGTTCACTGGGGCGCCACATCCCAGGACATCGCCGACACCGCCCTGATGCTGCGCCTGCGCCAGGCGCTAAGCCTGATCGCGGCCGACGTCATGTCGGTCGTCAAGGCCCTGGGCGCGCTGGCCTCGGCCCATGCCGAAACCCCCATGGCCGCCCGCACCTATGGCCAGCACGCCACGCCGACGTCGTTCGGCGCGGTGGTCGCGGCCTGGGGGATGCCGCTGCTGGGTCTGCTGGGCGAATTGCCGGCGCTGAGGGACGCCTGCCTGATGGTCTCGCTGTCCGGCGCGGCCGGAACCGGATCGGCGCTTGGGGACGAAGGCCCGGCCGTGCGCGCCGACATGGCCGGGGCGCTGGGGCTGAAGGATCCCGGGCGCGGCTGGCACACCGACCGCACGCCGATCCTGCGCATCGCCGACTGGCTGACCCGGCTGTCGCTGGCCCTGGGCAAGATGGGCGAGGACCTGATCCTGCACGCCCAATCCGACCTGGCCGAGGTGCGCCTGGGCGGGGCCGGCGGATCGTCGACCATGCCGCAGAAACAGAACCCGGTGGGGCCGTCGGTGCTGGTGGCGCTGGCCCGGCAGGCCACCGCCCTGCACGTGGCGCTGCAAAGCGCCGGGATGCAGCGGTTCCAGCGTGACGGCGCGGCCTGGTTCACCGAATGGATGTCCCTGCCCCAGCTGGTCCTTGGCACCGCCTCCAGCGCCCAGACCGCCCTGCGCCTGGCCACCACGACCACACCCGACGCACCGGCAATGGCCCGCGTCTTCGACGGCGCGGGCGAGATGATGATGGCCGAAGCGCTGTCCTTCGCCCTGGCCGAGACCATGCCGCGCCCCGAGGCGCAAGCCGCGGTCAAGGCGCTGTGCCGCGCGGCGACCGACAGGGGTGAACCGCTCAGCCGGATCGTGGCCGAGGCGCATCCCGATCTGTCCGGGGACCTCTTTGACCCGAGGACCCAGATGGGTCAGGCTCCGGCCGAGGCGCGGGCTTTCGCCCGGCTTGCCGCCACGGCGTCCACCAGCGCAGGAGATTGA
- the catD_1 gene encoding 3-oxoadipate enol-lactonase 2: MNIADLGTVQLHYRIDGPGDGAPVVFANSLGTDLRLWDPILPHLPQGLKLIRYDKRGHGLSSLPKAPCTMGALVSDLAGLMDHLGVRDAVVVGLSIGGMIAQGLAVKRLDLVRAAVLSNTAAKIGTREMWQDRVAAVQAQGIEPMADGIMERWFSAAFRATPDLQLWRNMLIRQPAEGYAGCCNAIAGTDFYTPTASLRLPVLGIAGTVDGATPPDLVRETIDLVPGSRFKMIRGAGHLPCVEKPAEYAGILTGFLREIGHI; the protein is encoded by the coding sequence ATGAACATCGCGGATCTGGGCACGGTCCAGCTGCATTACCGCATCGACGGGCCCGGGGACGGTGCGCCGGTGGTGTTCGCCAATTCGCTGGGCACCGACCTGCGGCTTTGGGATCCGATCCTGCCGCATCTGCCGCAGGGGCTGAAGCTGATCCGCTACGACAAGCGCGGCCATGGCCTGTCATCCCTGCCAAAGGCCCCCTGCACCATGGGCGCACTGGTCTCGGACCTGGCCGGGCTGATGGATCACCTGGGTGTGCGGGACGCGGTGGTCGTGGGCCTGTCCATCGGCGGCATGATCGCCCAGGGCCTGGCCGTCAAGCGGCTGGACCTCGTGCGCGCCGCCGTCCTGTCGAACACCGCCGCCAAGATCGGCACGCGCGAGATGTGGCAGGACCGCGTGGCCGCCGTGCAGGCGCAGGGCATCGAACCCATGGCCGATGGCATCATGGAACGCTGGTTCTCGGCCGCCTTTCGCGCCACACCCGACTTGCAATTGTGGCGCAACATGCTGATCCGCCAGCCGGCCGAAGGCTATGCCGGTTGCTGCAACGCCATTGCCGGCACCGATTTCTACACGCCGACCGCTTCGCTGCGCCTGCCGGTGCTGGGCATCGCGGGCACGGTCGACGGGGCCACCCCGCCCGACCTGGTGCGTGAAACCATCGACCTGGTGCCCGGATCCCGGTTCAAGATGATCCGCGGCGCCGGGCATTTGCCTTGCGTCGAGAAACCGGCCGAGTATGCAGGGATCCTGACCGGTTTCCTGCGCGAAATCGGCCATATCTGA
- the tdcB_1 gene encoding L-threonine dehydratase catabolic TdcB: protein MSDFDMIAAAADRLSGHVRRTPLLTSPFLDEIAGRRVFVKPECLQHTGSFKFRGAWSALSALDPALREKGVIAYSSGNHAQGVALAARMHGVPSVIIMPSDAPALKIANTRALGAEVVLYDRGREAREEIGQRLAEDRGLTLIRPYDEPLVIAGQGTCGLEIAEQAADQGVTQAAVLVCCGGGGLTSGVALALEAKAPGMRVHPVEPEGYDDVTRSLRTGAIQRNSSEAGGLCDAILTPAPGQITFPILSRLCAPGVVVTEDEALNAMALAFLRLKIVIEPGGAVALAAALYHGDEIEGDNVIAVASGGNVDPQVFRMALDRLATT, encoded by the coding sequence ATGTCTGACTTTGACATGATCGCGGCGGCCGCCGACCGGCTTTCGGGCCATGTCCGGCGGACGCCGTTACTGACTTCACCCTTCCTGGACGAGATCGCCGGCCGGCGTGTCTTCGTCAAACCGGAATGTCTGCAGCACACCGGCAGCTTCAAGTTCCGCGGCGCCTGGTCGGCGCTGTCGGCGCTGGACCCTGCCCTGCGTGAAAAGGGCGTCATCGCCTATTCCAGCGGCAACCACGCCCAGGGCGTGGCGCTGGCCGCACGGATGCACGGGGTGCCATCGGTCATCATCATGCCGTCCGACGCACCGGCGCTGAAGATCGCCAACACCCGTGCCCTGGGCGCCGAGGTCGTGCTGTACGATCGCGGCCGCGAGGCGCGCGAAGAAATCGGGCAGCGCCTTGCCGAAGACAGGGGCCTGACCCTGATCCGGCCCTATGACGAACCGCTGGTCATCGCGGGCCAGGGCACCTGCGGGCTGGAGATCGCCGAACAGGCGGCCGACCAAGGCGTCACCCAGGCCGCGGTTCTGGTTTGCTGCGGTGGCGGCGGCCTGACCTCCGGTGTCGCGCTGGCGCTTGAGGCCAAGGCGCCCGGCATGCGCGTCCACCCGGTGGAGCCGGAAGGCTACGACGACGTGACCCGATCGCTGCGGACGGGCGCGATTCAGCGCAATTCCTCCGAGGCCGGGGGATTGTGCGACGCGATCCTGACGCCGGCGCCCGGGCAGATCACCTTCCCCATCCTGTCCCGCCTGTGCGCACCCGGCGTGGTGGTGACCGAGGACGAGGCGCTGAACGCCATGGCGCTGGCGTTCCTGCGGCTGAAGATCGTGATCGAACCGGGTGGCGCGGTGGCGCTGGCCGCGGCGCTTTACCATGGGGACGAGATCGAAGGCGACAACGTGATCGCCGTGGCATCCGGCGGCAATGTCGATCCGCAGGTCTTCCGCATGGCGCTGGACCGGCTGGCGACCACCTGA